Proteins co-encoded in one Papaver somniferum cultivar HN1 chromosome 5, ASM357369v1, whole genome shotgun sequence genomic window:
- the LOC113282558 gene encoding germin-like protein subfamily T member 2, protein MKEASTANSLGFGVRFGDVNNFPAVNTLGLSVNRVDIAPGGNVPLHSHPRASEANFVLKGKVFVGFVSGSNVLYSKVLKSGEMFIVPKGLVHGLVHFLKNVGTGKAVVIAAFNSQLPGAALLANTLFASNPIIPNDILAKNFQVDENIIATIKSKFSNQTK, encoded by the coding sequence ATGAAGGAAGCGAGCACGGCAAATTCTTTAGGGTTTGGCGTGCGATTTGGTGATGTGAATAACTTCCCTGCGGTGAACACTCTTGGTCTTTCGGTAAACCGAGTCGACATCGCTCCTGGTGGAAATGTCCCACTTCATTCACACCCACGAGCAAGTGAAGCTAATTTTGTGCTAAAAGGAAAAGTTTTTGTTGGATTCGTAAGTGGTAGTAATGTTTTGTACTCGAAGGTTCTGAAATCCGGTGAGATGTTTATTGTTCCTAAAGGACTTGTGCACGGACTTGTGCACTTCCTAAAGAACGTTGGAACGGGGAAGGCTGTCGTGATAGCTGCTTTCAATAGTCAACTTCCTGGAGCTGCACTACTTGCTAATACTCTCTTTGCTTCAAACCCAATAATTCCTAATGATATTCTGGCTAAGAACTTCCAAGTTGATGAGAACATTATTGCTACCATAAAATCTAAGTTTAGTAACCAAACAAAATAA